Proteins from a genomic interval of Enterococcus faecium:
- a CDS encoding amino acid permease: protein MKDTGSSKQITTMTFIGMTCALVASVRNIPDVAATSWTMIFYMLVAVLLYAFPISLISGEFAGMFPQKGGPELWVSNALGKKWGFVVSWLLWVQMFPGMVMVASALAPLFGNIIDNVPLGLNSKFTLVVILVVYWIITFLNLKFDMAKIGGKVGVWLGLYVPLTMMLLLGFAAWIKVGIVPTGTLGSFSWDKLIPDTTTASSFVYFAPIMFIFTGIEMSSVYITRLENPVKTYIRGVFAALIFIFFVNILNALVVANVVPKGQMELNNIAQSISIYCQILGLPHLIVNLFSLLVFIGVAVQLSAWASGPAKTVTESARKGAYPPKFNFWKTNQFDVSKSVILTQSVIISIFALFYLLIPGVNQAFLMLVNSTTVIYCIVYVIMGIAVLRLRYTHAKLNRPFRIGKKEKKSNLGVWTVVIVLFAAIGFSVGLTMKAGTWINLIAVTAISVILFVVPLCIEKIKKPSWEQEVAMLLEKEKGELDGKTGNETDSN, encoded by the coding sequence ATGAAAGATACTGGTTCATCAAAGCAAATCACGACCATGACCTTTATCGGAATGACCTGCGCCCTTGTAGCAAGTGTACGAAATATTCCAGATGTAGCAGCAACGAGCTGGACGATGATTTTTTACATGCTGGTTGCAGTATTATTGTACGCTTTTCCAATCTCATTGATCTCTGGTGAATTTGCTGGAATGTTTCCCCAAAAAGGTGGTCCAGAACTTTGGGTATCGAATGCTCTAGGAAAAAAATGGGGGTTCGTTGTCTCATGGCTGTTATGGGTCCAAATGTTTCCTGGGATGGTGATGGTCGCTTCAGCACTCGCTCCGTTGTTTGGTAATATTATCGATAATGTGCCGCTTGGTTTGAACAGCAAATTTACATTAGTTGTCATTTTAGTCGTTTATTGGATCATCACTTTTTTGAATTTGAAATTTGATATGGCAAAAATCGGCGGAAAAGTCGGTGTTTGGTTAGGATTGTACGTGCCTTTGACGATGATGCTCTTATTAGGGTTTGCTGCGTGGATCAAAGTTGGGATCGTACCAACCGGAACATTAGGCAGTTTTTCATGGGACAAATTAATACCAGATACTACGACTGCATCCTCATTTGTTTATTTTGCGCCGATCATGTTTATTTTTACTGGTATCGAAATGTCCTCTGTGTATATCACTCGATTGGAAAATCCAGTTAAAACGTATATTCGCGGAGTATTTGCCGCGTTAATTTTTATATTTTTCGTCAATATTTTGAATGCTTTAGTTGTAGCAAATGTCGTACCAAAAGGACAAATGGAATTGAATAATATCGCGCAATCTATTTCGATTTATTGCCAAATTCTTGGTTTGCCACATCTTATTGTGAATCTGTTTAGTTTACTTGTCTTCATTGGTGTAGCAGTCCAATTATCTGCTTGGGCCTCAGGACCAGCAAAGACAGTGACAGAAAGTGCTAGAAAAGGTGCGTATCCACCAAAATTCAATTTTTGGAAGACGAATCAATTTGACGTATCCAAATCCGTTATTTTGACTCAGTCTGTCATTATCTCAATCTTTGCACTTTTTTATTTGCTGATTCCTGGCGTCAATCAAGCATTTTTGATGCTCGTAAATTCAACTACTGTTATCTACTGTATCGTCTATGTCATCATGGGGATCGCAGTTTTGAGATTGCGTTATACACATGCAAAGTTGAATCGACCATTTAGAATTGGAAAAAAAGAGAAAAAGAGCAATCTTGGAGTTTGGACTGTCGTTATTGTTTTATTTGCGGCAATCGGATTTTCTGTCGGACTGACGATGAAAGCTGGAACATGGATCAATCTAATTGCAGTCACAGCCATCAGTGTCATTTTGTTTGTAGTACCACTCTGTATTGAAAAAATAAAGAAACCTTCTTGGGAACAGGAAGTCGCCATGCTGCTTGAAAAAGAAAAAGGTGAACTTGATGGAAAAACCGGCAATGAAACGGACTCTAACTAA
- a CDS encoding DUF1622 domain-containing protein, with amino-acid sequence MTTELMQFLLPYFEKLVLGLDIFAICLLVWGVCLSIKDFLKYLFVHTKVQSDRVSENNAIKKMLGGYILLSLEILVSAGIIESIIKPTLQDIFQLAALVVIRTIISYFLNKEIGPLDVQNK; translated from the coding sequence ATGACGACAGAGTTGATGCAGTTTCTTCTTCCATATTTCGAAAAACTTGTACTGGGACTTGATATCTTTGCTATCTGTTTATTGGTTTGGGGTGTTTGTCTATCAATCAAGGATTTTTTGAAATATTTATTTGTCCATACAAAAGTGCAAAGCGACCGAGTCAGCGAGAACAATGCTATTAAAAAGATGTTGGGAGGCTATATACTTCTAAGTTTGGAAATTCTTGTTTCAGCTGGGATCATCGAATCGATTATCAAACCTACCTTGCAGGATATTTTCCAACTAGCGGCGTTGGTAGTTATCCGAACCATCATTTCTTATTTTTTAAATAAAGAGATCGGACCCCTAGATGTCCAAAATAAGTGA
- a CDS encoding amino acid permease, producing the protein MEKPAMKRTLTNRNIQLIALGGAIGTGLFLGSAKAIASAGPAVILVYLICGLAIYGLMRAMGDLFLANSTFNSISDFVDYYLGKKWAFFVNWTYWLCWLGAGLAELTAIGLYIHFWFVHVPALISGGSALMILMAVNLVAVKWFGELESFFSIIKILGIFLFILLGIGLSVSDFHTQSIGIKENFGQIDELLPFGFAGMVVSFPMVLFSFAGIEMIGLTVGETSDPQKNLKKAINCLPWRILFFYIGTILSILFVVPWHCLDLKESPLVTMLQVIHCQGGAAIVNLMILVASLSSANSAVYSTSRILYQTAKEKSLPHWFCALSKKGVPLHGILITGMLFFAGLCLHFFVADSRLFFQLLAGMTTSCFLFVWSSILCAHVQFIKEKKRNTTQRYKDLALLVFFTSIAFSLLFESTTRFIPFLLVIWFVFLNFVYKRISNRNIS; encoded by the coding sequence ATGGAAAAACCGGCAATGAAACGGACTCTAACTAATCGAAATATCCAGTTAATCGCATTAGGTGGCGCAATTGGAACAGGATTATTTTTAGGTTCAGCAAAGGCAATTGCATCAGCAGGGCCAGCTGTTATTCTCGTTTATTTGATATGCGGTTTGGCTATTTATGGTTTGATGCGGGCCATGGGTGATTTATTTTTAGCAAATAGTACATTTAACTCTATCAGTGATTTCGTTGACTATTATTTAGGCAAAAAGTGGGCATTTTTTGTCAATTGGACTTATTGGCTTTGCTGGCTTGGAGCTGGACTTGCGGAATTAACAGCAATAGGATTGTATATCCATTTCTGGTTTGTACATGTACCAGCTTTGATAAGCGGAGGTAGCGCACTAATGATCTTAATGGCAGTCAACCTTGTTGCAGTCAAGTGGTTTGGTGAATTGGAATCTTTTTTCTCAATCATCAAGATCTTGGGGATTTTCCTTTTTATCTTATTGGGTATAGGATTGAGTGTCTCAGATTTTCATACCCAGTCTATCGGAATCAAAGAAAATTTTGGACAGATCGATGAATTACTACCGTTTGGCTTTGCTGGAATGGTAGTCTCATTTCCTATGGTTTTATTCAGTTTTGCTGGAATTGAAATGATCGGCTTAACCGTTGGCGAGACAAGTGATCCGCAAAAGAATTTGAAAAAAGCAATCAACTGTCTGCCTTGGCGTATTCTCTTTTTCTATATAGGAACGATTTTGTCGATTTTATTTGTTGTTCCATGGCATTGTTTAGATTTAAAAGAAAGTCCTTTAGTGACTATGCTGCAAGTGATCCATTGCCAAGGCGGAGCAGCAATTGTCAATCTAATGATTTTGGTTGCTTCTTTGTCCTCAGCAAATAGTGCAGTCTACAGTACTAGCAGGATTTTATATCAAACAGCAAAAGAAAAAAGTTTGCCCCATTGGTTTTGTGCGCTTTCTAAGAAAGGCGTACCTTTACACGGTATTTTAATTACAGGAATGTTATTTTTTGCCGGTCTTTGTCTACATTTTTTTGTAGCTGATAGTCGATTGTTTTTTCAGCTTTTGGCAGGCATGACAACGAGTTGTTTTCTATTTGTGTGGTCTTCGATCTTGTGTGCACATGTTCAATTTATTAAAGAAAAGAAACGGAACACTACACAAAGATATAAAGATCTTGCTTTGTTGGTGTTTTTTACTTCAATTGCTTTCAGCTTGTTATTCGAAAGCACGACACGCTTTATTCCTTTTTTATTGGTTATCTGGTTTGTATTCTTAAATTTTGTATATAAAAGAATAAGCAATAGAAATATCAGTTAG
- a CDS encoding YrhK family protein: protein MPKIKRNTHEIEIGKEEDIEIRGRRFRFYFQNRYTLISLAVDLLTGIFYIFGSLASLTKIPDRYGTYFYLAGAIFLTIRPILRIVRNIFIYDEKKAMKRTSKKKEA from the coding sequence ATGCCCAAAATCAAACGAAATACCCATGAGATCGAAATAGGAAAAGAAGAAGATATCGAAATACGAGGACGTCGCTTCCGCTTCTATTTCCAAAATCGTTACACATTGATCTCACTGGCTGTCGATTTATTAACCGGGATTTTCTATATTTTTGGAAGCCTTGCTTCCTTAACTAAAATCCCCGATCGATATGGCACCTATTTTTATTTGGCTGGTGCTATTTTCTTGACGATTCGTCCTATTCTCAGAATCGTAAGGAACATTTTTATTTACGACGAAAAAAAAGCAATGAAGAGAACAAGCAAAAAAAAAGAGGCATGA
- a CDS encoding oleate hydratase has protein sequence MRKSKAIMIGAGIANMAAAVYLIQEGKWKGDQITFYSLDDHGSNDGAPTDTVVDEYWNKNHPLENQKGYIARGGRMLNYRTYVDLMDLLSRIPSVTEPGMTAEEDTRDFDAKHRTFDKARLMEGGKGIIDGGKLGFNNKDRILLTKLIAMPDSEEEKLDNITIEEYFKDDPHFFETNFWFMWETTFAFRTRSSAQELRRYMHQMIYEFTQIEHLVGVNRTRYNQYESIMLPLIEYLKEQGCKIILNRRVTDWEFKETPMQDEITVTGLKITNTLTQEEEYVVVDEDTAVIFTNGSITDSATLGDYETPAVENMDYGAASSLWKKASERFYNLGNPDKFFADRDASEWVSFTLTTKNHLLLNEITRITTQEPGNALNSFISTTPITPLGQKDVNMSIVVHHQPHFTSQKPNETVIWGYFLYPRRRGEFVDKQYIKMNGKEMLEELIGQLSKVDPGPVNIREKETEIFDSVINNIPVYMPYASALFNNRAKSDRPKVIPKHSTNLAFTGEFVEQPYQMIFTEQSAVRSGEIAAFHFAGIPMSRLVKTPRYDKDIPTLARAAKKMFE, from the coding sequence ATGAGAAAAAGTAAAGCAATAATGATTGGTGCCGGTATTGCCAATATGGCAGCGGCTGTTTATTTGATTCAAGAAGGCAAATGGAAAGGGGATCAGATCACCTTTTATTCATTGGATGATCACGGTTCAAATGATGGTGCACCGACCGACACTGTAGTGGATGAATATTGGAATAAAAACCATCCATTAGAAAACCAAAAAGGCTATATTGCTCGAGGCGGTCGCATGCTTAATTACCGTACCTATGTAGATTTGATGGATCTGTTAAGTCGAATACCTTCTGTTACTGAGCCAGGGATGACTGCTGAAGAAGATACGAGAGATTTTGATGCAAAACACCGAACCTTTGACAAAGCACGTTTGATGGAAGGTGGCAAAGGAATCATTGATGGCGGAAAACTGGGATTCAATAATAAAGACCGTATTCTTCTGACTAAACTGATTGCTATGCCTGATTCAGAAGAAGAAAAACTAGACAATATCACTATCGAAGAATATTTCAAAGATGATCCACACTTTTTTGAAACAAACTTCTGGTTTATGTGGGAAACAACATTTGCTTTCAGAACACGTAGTTCTGCTCAAGAATTGCGTCGCTATATGCATCAAATGATTTATGAATTCACTCAAATCGAACATCTAGTGGGCGTCAATCGAACACGTTACAATCAATACGAAAGTATTATGCTTCCTTTGATCGAGTACTTGAAAGAACAAGGATGCAAAATCATTTTGAACCGCCGTGTCACTGACTGGGAATTCAAAGAAACACCGATGCAAGATGAAATCACTGTGACTGGTTTGAAAATTACCAATACACTGACTCAAGAAGAAGAATACGTTGTGGTCGATGAAGATACAGCAGTTATTTTCACTAATGGGTCCATTACAGATTCAGCTACTTTAGGAGATTACGAAACACCAGCTGTAGAAAATATGGATTATGGTGCAGCTTCTAGTCTCTGGAAAAAAGCCAGTGAACGTTTCTACAACTTGGGAAATCCTGACAAATTCTTTGCTGATCGAGATGCAAGCGAATGGGTCAGCTTTACCCTGACGACGAAAAACCATTTGTTGTTGAATGAAATCACCCGTATCACGACTCAAGAACCAGGAAATGCCTTGAATTCATTTATTTCAACCACACCGATCACGCCGTTAGGCCAAAAAGATGTCAATATGTCTATCGTCGTGCATCATCAACCGCATTTTACGTCTCAGAAACCAAATGAAACAGTTATTTGGGGTTATTTCCTTTATCCAAGACGACGTGGCGAATTTGTGGATAAACAGTATATTAAAATGAATGGAAAAGAAATGCTAGAAGAACTGATTGGACAACTTTCAAAAGTAGATCCTGGACCAGTGAATATTCGTGAAAAAGAAACAGAAATTTTCGACAGCGTAATAAATAATATCCCTGTCTATATGCCTTATGCTTCCGCGTTGTTCAATAATCGTGCCAAAAGCGATCGACCAAAAGTCATTCCTAAACATTCGACCAATCTGGCCTTTACAGGAGAATTTGTCGAGCAGCCTTATCAGATGATCTTTACTGAACAAAGTGCTGTACGTTCTGGAGAAATCGCTGCTTTCCATTTTGCGGGTATTCCTATGTCCCGTCTTGTCAAAACACCGCGTTACGACAAAGATATTCCTACTCTAGCTCGTGCCGCAAAAAAAATGTTTGAATAA
- a CDS encoding DUF1622 domain-containing protein encodes MFRSNLIEFLEWIIAILNICSIGILIVGIVLVLFKLFDWSHVKKNYAERNTRNADTRKLLASYILLSLEVLVVADIIESVIKPTWTDILKLALIIIIRTVISYFLNQEIEDKEKQRRGEVG; translated from the coding sequence ATGTTTCGCTCAAATTTAATTGAATTTCTAGAATGGATCATTGCTATTTTAAATATTTGTTCTATCGGTATCTTAATTGTCGGGATCGTTCTTGTTCTATTCAAACTTTTTGATTGGTCTCATGTCAAGAAAAACTATGCAGAACGTAATACTCGTAATGCAGATACAAGAAAACTGCTAGCAAGTTATATTTTGTTAAGCTTGGAAGTACTAGTCGTTGCTGATATCATCGAGTCAGTTATCAAGCCGACTTGGACAGATATTTTGAAGCTTGCACTTATTATTATCATTCGAACAGTCATTTCTTATTTCTTGAATCAGGAAATAGAAGACAAAGAAAAACAAAGAAGAGGAGAGGTAGGATGA
- the tdc gene encoding tyrosine decarboxylase: MKDMDIKAVFIGDKAENGPVYKMLLNKMVDEHLGWRENYIPSDMPAISEGDKLTPDYLATRDHMIEVLDEVSQRLRAGSIPWHSAGRYWGQMNAETLMPALLAYNYAMLWNPNNVALESSMATSQMEAEVGQDFASLFNMTDGWGHIAADGSIANLEGLWYARCIKSIPLAVKEVLPEKVKKMSEWELLNLSVEEILEMTESFTDEEMDEVKAASSRSGKNIQRLGKWLVPQTKHYSWMKALDICGVGLDQMVAIPVQEDYRMDINALEKTIRELAGQKIPILGVVAVVGTTEEGQVDSVDKIVQLRERLKDEGIYFYLHVDAAYGGYARSLFLNEAGEFVPYASLAEFFEEHHVFHHCVTIDKEVYEGFRAISEADSVTIDPHKMGYVPYAAGGIVIKHKNMRNIISYFAPYVFEKSVKAPDMLGAYILEGSKAGATAAAVWTAHRVLPLNVTGYGQLIGASIEAAQRFREFLDHLTFTVKGKTIEVYPLNHPDFNMVNWVFKEQGCTDLNAINELNEKMFDRSSYMDGDVYGERFITSHTTFTQEDYGDSPIRFVERMGLTKEEWKKEQKITLLRAAIMTPYLNDDRIFNFYTKKIAKAMEKKLNEIIQ; the protein is encoded by the coding sequence ATGAAAGATATGGATATCAAGGCCGTCTTTATAGGCGACAAAGCTGAAAATGGACCAGTTTATAAAATGTTGTTGAACAAGATGGTAGATGAACATCTTGGATGGAGAGAAAATTATATTCCTTCAGATATGCCTGCAATTAGCGAAGGAGATAAGCTCACTCCAGATTATCTAGCCACCCGCGACCATATGATAGAGGTCTTGGATGAAGTCAGTCAGCGATTACGCGCAGGATCGATCCCATGGCATTCAGCAGGCCGTTACTGGGGACAAATGAATGCTGAAACATTGATGCCTGCTTTATTAGCTTACAACTATGCGATGCTGTGGAACCCAAATAATGTTGCATTGGAATCTTCTATGGCAACTTCGCAAATGGAAGCAGAAGTAGGACAGGATTTTGCTTCATTATTCAATATGACAGACGGATGGGGACACATTGCAGCAGATGGTTCTATTGCTAATCTTGAAGGATTATGGTACGCCCGTTGCATCAAATCGATTCCTTTAGCTGTCAAGGAAGTGCTGCCTGAAAAAGTGAAAAAAATGTCTGAGTGGGAACTTTTGAATTTATCTGTTGAAGAAATTTTGGAAATGACCGAAAGCTTTACGGACGAAGAAATGGATGAGGTCAAAGCAGCTTCTTCCCGTAGCGGAAAAAATATCCAAAGATTAGGGAAATGGCTGGTCCCTCAAACAAAACACTATTCTTGGATGAAGGCGTTAGATATTTGCGGAGTCGGCTTAGATCAGATGGTTGCTATCCCAGTTCAAGAGGATTATCGAATGGATATTAATGCTTTGGAAAAAACAATTCGTGAATTAGCTGGACAAAAAATCCCAATTCTAGGTGTGGTTGCTGTCGTAGGAACGACAGAAGAAGGTCAAGTAGACAGTGTAGATAAAATCGTCCAATTAAGAGAAAGGTTAAAAGATGAAGGGATCTATTTCTATTTACATGTTGATGCCGCATATGGCGGCTATGCGCGTTCACTGTTTCTAAACGAAGCAGGAGAATTTGTGCCGTATGCTTCCTTAGCTGAATTCTTTGAAGAACATCATGTTTTCCACCACTGCGTAACGATTGACAAAGAGGTATATGAAGGGTTCAGAGCTATTTCAGAAGCGGATTCTGTCACGATAGATCCTCATAAGATGGGCTATGTCCCTTATGCTGCTGGAGGAATCGTAATCAAACATAAAAATATGAGAAATATCATTTCTTATTTCGCGCCATATGTGTTTGAAAAATCAGTAAAGGCTCCAGATATGTTAGGAGCTTATATTTTGGAAGGATCAAAAGCTGGAGCAACCGCCGCCGCAGTCTGGACAGCACATCGTGTATTGCCATTGAATGTGACCGGATATGGTCAATTGATTGGGGCTTCAATCGAGGCAGCTCAAAGATTCAGAGAATTTCTCGATCATCTGACTTTTACTGTTAAAGGAAAAACAATCGAAGTCTATCCATTGAATCATCCTGATTTTAATATGGTCAATTGGGTATTCAAAGAACAAGGCTGTACAGATTTGAACGCTATCAATGAATTAAATGAAAAAATGTTCGATCGGTCTTCTTATATGGATGGCGATGTTTATGGTGAACGGTTTATTACTTCTCATACTACATTTACACAAGAAGATTACGGTGATTCTCCAATTCGTTTTGTTGAAAGAATGGGTCTAACGAAAGAAGAATGGAAAAAAGAACAGAAAATCACTCTGCTACGTGCGGCTATCATGACTCCTTATTTGAATGATGATCGAATTTTCAATTTTTATACAAAAAAAATCGCCAAAGCAATGGAAAAGAAACTAAACGAAATCATCCAATAG
- a CDS encoding GNAT family N-acetyltransferase — MVTYNWIKLREHPELVKQSANWFSSKWGVPAVVYEESIRTGIANKESIPQWYVVLDEKETIVGGAGVIENDFHNRPDLTPNLCALFVEPEKRKQGIAKRILAEIRKEMHQLGYEKLYLITDHTTFYERYEWTFLTMVKEESGTTARLYQSDTIG; from the coding sequence TTGGTTACATATAACTGGATCAAATTAAGAGAACACCCAGAATTAGTAAAACAAAGCGCGAATTGGTTTTCATCAAAATGGGGAGTTCCTGCTGTTGTGTATGAGGAAAGTATTCGTACTGGAATCGCTAATAAGGAAAGTATTCCTCAATGGTATGTGGTCTTAGATGAAAAAGAAACCATCGTCGGAGGAGCGGGCGTCATTGAAAACGACTTCCATAACCGCCCTGATCTGACACCAAATCTTTGTGCCCTGTTTGTTGAACCGGAAAAGCGTAAGCAGGGGATAGCCAAGCGGATATTAGCGGAAATCAGAAAAGAAATGCATCAACTTGGGTACGAAAAACTTTACTTAATTACAGATCATACCACGTTTTATGAACGATACGAGTGGACATTTTTGACAATGGTCAAGGAAGAAAGTGGGACGACCGCTCGTCTGTATCAAAGTGATACGATAGGGTGA
- a CDS encoding alcohol dehydrogenase catalytic domain-containing protein, giving the protein MKAVTWQGKQKMEIRNVDDPKILEPTDAIIRITATAICGSDLHLYHHGEAVLEKGYVVGHEPMGIVEEVGSQVQTLKKGQRVVIPFNISCGHCHFCLNHMESQCDESNPDQLYGGLFGFGKLNGNHWGGQAEYLRVPYADSTSFVVPDNDLPDEKVLFLSDILPTAYWSVENAGVKKGDTVVILGSGPVGLFAQKFAVMAGAERVIAVDPVQHRLDKAANYNGVETYFLEDTAQAGTELYELAKGGADVIIDCVGMDGLEPVKEKAKNLVSLQSGTISPLQMASQAVKKFGTVQVTGVYMTPASSYPLQEFFMRDIAVKHGQAPIIHLMPKIYAMIAEGLFDPTQIITHSLPLSEAAQAYEIFDKKEDKNIKVVLKP; this is encoded by the coding sequence ATGAAAGCAGTCACTTGGCAAGGAAAACAGAAAATGGAAATCAGAAACGTAGATGATCCAAAAATATTAGAACCAACAGATGCAATCATCCGTATCACAGCAACAGCCATTTGCGGCTCCGATCTGCATCTTTACCATCATGGTGAAGCAGTTTTGGAAAAAGGGTATGTTGTAGGACACGAACCAATGGGAATCGTTGAAGAAGTGGGATCTCAAGTTCAAACATTGAAAAAAGGGCAACGTGTGGTTATCCCTTTTAATATTAGTTGTGGTCATTGTCATTTCTGCCTGAATCACATGGAAAGCCAATGTGATGAATCAAATCCAGATCAGTTATATGGCGGGCTTTTCGGATTTGGCAAGTTGAACGGTAATCATTGGGGTGGTCAAGCGGAATATCTAAGAGTTCCTTATGCAGACTCTACTTCATTTGTTGTACCAGATAATGATCTTCCTGATGAAAAAGTTTTATTTCTATCAGATATTTTGCCCACAGCTTATTGGAGCGTTGAAAACGCAGGAGTAAAAAAAGGCGATACAGTTGTGATTCTAGGTTCTGGTCCAGTCGGTCTATTCGCTCAAAAATTCGCTGTTATGGCTGGAGCAGAGCGCGTAATCGCAGTAGATCCAGTACAGCACCGTCTAGATAAAGCGGCTAATTACAATGGGGTTGAAACTTATTTCTTAGAAGACACGGCACAAGCTGGAACAGAATTGTATGAACTGGCTAAAGGTGGCGCAGATGTCATTATCGATTGTGTAGGAATGGACGGATTAGAGCCTGTCAAAGAAAAAGCGAAAAATTTAGTAAGCTTACAAAGCGGCACAATCTCTCCATTACAGATGGCATCGCAAGCTGTCAAAAAATTTGGAACAGTCCAAGTAACTGGTGTTTATATGACTCCAGCTTCTTCTTACCCGCTACAAGAATTTTTTATGCGGGATATCGCTGTCAAGCATGGACAGGCACCAATTATCCATCTAATGCCAAAAATTTACGCAATGATTGCAGAAGGACTATTCGATCCTACACAAATCATTACTCATTCGCTGCCACTATCAGAAGCAGCACAAGCATATGAGATCTTTGACAAAAAAGAAGATAAAAATATAAAAGTTGTTTTGAAACCTTGA
- a CDS encoding helix-turn-helix domain-containing protein, translating into MIEEYIEKNILRQLFLCGQFYVNKEVNLEKLSNLLHVCKTTLLNDINNIKKEFEEQIAYTHREKDRYTLYFSEHIPRCKIMQQLSQNSLFLKTCLLYLEEDEPDYLQLTECEFISVSKAYSLKKQVLAYFNDCGIEIDRYSPRFTEMERRLLLLNVSYRLGGFNSWELPESFFERADRFIESVTENSGRFYDKENKEILSIGFAISFLRQQVCAVTIDSKFIEEIKKRPIYNYVESAWENTDFQTYYKKEEFAFILTLFNLCNYGFHSYQLIAEDFQQLHQVFIDNTPEIKELVATFESHFNQELFGNQPFERALIHLMRSAWDNYQLFMPEKFYLLNEEQTNLYKEVQTIFSSWSSQLPYDLRLNPNCMRAFVIELSGILRLTKEHLTIYIVTNSDVHYLIYREALEAVTTFDFQVAPTIYSSISDIKKYAQQSSNRVLCERTLYTPDAVQYENIIPISINTIDRAIISAVQNK; encoded by the coding sequence ATGATTGAAGAATATATTGAGAAAAATATTTTAAGACAGCTGTTTTTATGTGGGCAATTCTATGTAAATAAAGAAGTCAATCTAGAAAAGCTCTCCAATCTCCTGCATGTTTGCAAAACCACTTTACTCAATGATATCAATAACATAAAAAAAGAATTTGAAGAACAGATCGCTTATACACATCGGGAAAAGGACCGTTACACTTTATATTTTTCAGAACATATACCTCGATGCAAGATCATGCAGCAATTGTCTCAAAATTCGTTGTTTTTAAAAACTTGTCTGCTTTATTTGGAAGAAGATGAACCTGATTATCTTCAATTAACTGAATGTGAATTCATCTCTGTCAGCAAAGCTTATTCATTAAAAAAACAAGTATTAGCTTATTTTAATGACTGCGGGATCGAAATCGACCGCTACTCCCCTCGATTCACTGAAATGGAAAGACGTCTGCTGCTTCTTAATGTGTCGTATCGTTTAGGCGGTTTTAATTCTTGGGAGCTACCTGAATCGTTTTTTGAACGTGCCGATCGTTTCATTGAATCCGTAACGGAAAATAGTGGCAGATTTTATGATAAAGAAAATAAAGAAATCTTATCGATTGGTTTTGCTATCAGTTTCCTACGCCAGCAAGTGTGTGCTGTGACAATAGATTCAAAATTTATCGAAGAAATCAAAAAACGTCCTATTTACAATTATGTCGAATCAGCATGGGAAAACACTGATTTCCAAACCTATTATAAAAAAGAAGAATTCGCCTTTATTTTGACACTATTCAATCTTTGTAATTATGGTTTCCATTCTTATCAGTTGATTGCGGAAGACTTTCAACAGCTACACCAAGTGTTTATTGACAATACTCCCGAAATAAAAGAACTAGTTGCTACCTTTGAATCTCACTTCAATCAAGAATTATTCGGAAACCAACCGTTCGAACGTGCGCTGATTCATCTGATGCGTTCGGCTTGGGATAACTATCAATTATTCATGCCAGAAAAATTTTATCTTTTAAATGAGGAACAGACAAATTTATATAAAGAAGTCCAGACAATTTTTTCCAGCTGGTCCAGCCAGTTACCTTATGATCTACGGTTGAATCCTAATTGCATGCGGGCTTTTGTGATCGAATTGAGCGGAATTCTCCGTCTGACAAAAGAACATCTGACTATCTATATCGTCACAAATTCGGATGTTCATTATCTGATTTATCGGGAAGCCTTGGAAGCTGTAACTACTTTCGATTTTCAAGTTGCACCAACAATTTATTCAAGTATATCTGATATAAAGAAGTATGCGCAGCAGTCCTCAAACCGGGTATTATGTGAACGTACATTATATACACCAGATGCGGTCCAATATGAAAATATTATTCCTATTTCGATCAATACGATCGATCGAGCTATCATTTCAGCTGTGCAAAACAAATAA